The following proteins are co-located in the Lagenorhynchus albirostris chromosome 2, mLagAlb1.1, whole genome shotgun sequence genome:
- the PODN gene encoding podocan, translating into MARSAALLLLLLLPLQLQLGPGLAVRAPVFGRSGAPSLSPEENEFVEEEPVLVLSPEEPGRGPPTIDCPRDCACSQEGVVDCGGIDLREFPGDLPEHTNHLSLQNNQLEKIYPRELSRLNRLETLNLQNNRLTSRGLPEEAFEHLINLNYLYLANNKLTLAPRFLPNALISVDFAANYLTKIYGLTFGQKPNLRSVYLHNNKLADAGLPDNMFNGSSNVEILILSSNFLRHVPKHLPPALYKLHLKNNRLEKIPPGAFSELSNLRELYLQNNYLTDEGLDNETFWKLSSLEYLDLSSNNLSRVPAGLPRSLVLLHLEKNAIRSVDADVLTPIRSLEYLLLHSNQLRAQGIHPRAFQGLKRLHTVHLYNNALERVPSGLPRRVRTLMILHNQITGIGRDDFATTYFLEELNLSYNRITSPQVHRDAFRKLRQLRSLDLSGNRLRTLPPGLPRNVHVLKIKRNELAALARGALAGMAQLRELYLTGNRLRSRALAPRAWADLAGLQLLDIAGNQLTDIPERLPKSLEYLYLQNNKISTVPANAFDSTPNLKGIFLRFNKLAVGSVVESAFRRLKHLQVLDIEGNHEYGDVSKDRGRLEEEEQEEDEERW; encoded by the exons ATGGCCCGGAGCGCGGcgctgctgctcctgctgctgtTGCCGCTGCAGCTGCAGCTGGGACCGGGGCTCGCCGTGAGGGCCCCTGTGTTTGGCCGAAGTGGAGCCCCCAGCCTGAGCCCTGAAGAGAACGAATTCGTGGAGGAGGAGCCGGTGCTGGTCCTGAGCCCTGAGGAGCCGGGGCGCGGCCCGCCCACCATCGACTGCCCCCGAGACTGTGCCTGCTCCCAGGAGGGGGTCGTGGACTGCGGCGGCATCGACCTGCGCGAGTTCCCGGGGGACCTGCCTGAGCACACCAACCACCTGTCCCTGCAG AACAACCAGCTGGAGAAGATCTACCCCAGGGAGCTCTCCCGGCTGAATCGGCTGGAGACTCTGAACCTCCAGAACAACCGCCTGACTTCCCGAG GGCTCCCGGAAGAGGCATTTGAGCATCTGATCAACCTCAATTACCTGTACCTGGCCAATAACAAG CTGACCTTGGCACCCCGGTTCCTGCCAAATGCCCTGATCAGTGTGGACTTTGCTGCCAACTATCTCACCAAGATCTACGGGCTCACCTTTGGCCAGAAGCCAAACttgag GTCTGTGTACCTGCACAACAACAAGCTGGCGGACGCTGGGCTGCCGGACAACATGTTCAATGGCTCCAGCAACGTGGAGATCCTCATCCTGTCCAGCAACTTCCTGCGCCACGTGCCCAAGCACCTGCCACCTGCCCTCTACAAGCTGCACCtcaag AACAACAGGCTGGAGAAGATCCCACCAGGGGCCTTCAGCGAGCTGAGCAACCTGCGTGAGCTGTACCTGCAGAACAACTACCTGACTGATGAGGGCCTGGACAACGAGACCTTCTG GAAGCTCTCCAGCCTGGAGTACCTGGATCTGTCCAGCAACAACCTGTCGCGGGTCCCGGCAGGGCTGCCGCGCAGCCTGGTGCTGCTGCACCTGGAGAAGAACGCCATCCGGAGCGTGGACGCAGACGTGCTGACCCCCATCCGCAGCCTCGAGTACCTGCTGCTGCACAGCAACCAGCTGCGCGCGCAGGGCATCCACCCGCGGGCCTTCCAGGGCCTCAAACGGCTGCACACGGTGCACCTGTACAACAACGCGCTGGAGCGCGTGCCCAGCGGCCTGCCGCGCCGCGTGCGCACCCTCATGATCCTGCACAACCAGATCACCGGCATCGGCCGCGACGACTTTGCCACCACCTACTTCCTGGAGGAGCTCAACCTCAGCTACAACCGCATCACCAGCCCGCAGGTGCACCGCGATGCCTTCCGCAAGCTGCGCCAGCTGCGCTCCCTGGACCTATCAGGCAACCGGCTGCGCACGCTGCCGCCCGGGCTGCCGCGCAACGTGCACGTGCTGAAGATCAAGCGCAATGAGCTGGCCGCCCTGGCGCGCGGGGCGCTGGCCGGCATGGCCCAGCTGCGGGAGCTCTACCTCACGGGCAACCGGCTGCGCAGCCGGGCCCTGGCCCCCCGTGCCTGGGCCGACCTCGCTGGTCTGCAG CTGCTTGACATCGCCGGGAATCAGCTCACGGATATCCCCGAGAGGCTCCCCAAGTCGCTCGAGTACCTGTACCTGCAGAACAACAAGATTAGTACTGTGCCTGCCAATGCCTTTGACTCTACTCCCAACCTCAAAGGGATCTTTCTCAG GTTTAACAAGCTGGCCGTGGGCTCTGTGGTGGAAAGTGCCTTCCGGAGGCTGAAGCACCTGCAGGTCTTGGACATAGAAGGCAACCATGAGTATGGTGACGTTTCCAAGGACCGGGGCCGGTTGGAAGAGGAAGAGCAGGAGGAGGACGAGGAAAGGTGGTAG